Below is a window of Gopherus evgoodei ecotype Sinaloan lineage chromosome 21, rGopEvg1_v1.p, whole genome shotgun sequence DNA.
tcccagctgctccctgcccccctcattgaagcagatgtgcagggttactgtcctgggaactgcagggcaacagtggacatggggctggttggaggcagggcaggggctgactggaggtagggtctagctgcaggcagggaaagggatgcagggctggctggagacagggctgtgtggggtggctggcttcaggcagggccgcagggggatgcagcaggggttgggagggctgaagacagaggagtgcagaactggctggcttcaggcaggggagtgcagtggggttggctggagacagggcaggggggttggggcagggtgtgcagggctggtgcgggcaggggtgcgtggcggctggctggctttgggcagtgccacaggggtgtgtggcagaggttggctggagacagggcagggggtttggctgTGGGCACAGAGTGCAAGAGCTGGTTGGGGGCAGAgatggctgggagcagggcagagggtgcagcagagacagctggagccccggccctttaaatagcctctggAGCCTCCCGCTATCCCAGCGCTATgaggactatttaaagggcccggagctccagcagggagagcagggctgcggggtggcttgccgcgctctggccagggctccagccgggagaccgGGGCTGCGGGGCTGCTTGCTGCTCTCCAGCCGCGGCTCCAGACGGGAAAGCAGGGCTgcttgctgcgctccagctggggctccagccaggagactgGAGCTGTGGGGCTGCTTGCTGCACTCCGGGcgcggctccagccgggagagtggggctgctTGCTGCGCTCTGGCAGGGGCTCCGGCTTTAGGGGCGGGGCCagattcctgggaatcggctgaatcggcctaaaggCAGCCCTGGACCTGGGTTGAATCAGGTGCTCACAGAATAAAAGATCAGGAAGTTGCAGCAAAGAGGAAATTCCAGGGGAGTGCAGCCATGCTTGCAGTTACTGCAGGCTCCATGAAGTCTCCTGTGAGACCTTGAGCCAGTAGGGGAAAAGTTGAAAAAGCAGCGGAcaatgggagaaagctctccagATAGATAGGTCTGGGACAGACCCTGCTCAAGCTGGGGAGAGACTGTACAGACCTAGCTGATATGAAGACTATGTCAGTCTGGATGAAACAGGACAGGGACACTGAACAGGGCTTGAGGCCTGGTGGGCAGTATGTACCAGAGGATTCCATACATGGGACCCTTTGTGGGGATTGTTTGAAACCTCTTTGAACTATGAGTTCTTAAATGGGCCTGGATGAAGGGGAAATAGAGGTGGGATGGCCACAGAGTTCAACCCTAGCCATGAGAAGATGCAGCACTTGTCTGGGACTCAGCGGACCCCGGTTCTGCTGTAGGCTTTGCCACTGatgtgctgtgtgaccttgaccaACTCACTTCCTCAgcctgtgcctttgtttcccatcccagTCTTCATCTGTCTTATCTGTAAGGATTGCTTTctgctctctgtctgtctgtgggAGTTGTGTGTAAAATCCAAGTGCTGTGCCTGTAGCACTCTGAGGTCCCATGAAGTCTTGGATCTCCCCCTCAGAGGTGGATATCTGTGTGAGAGGTCTTCACCAGCCAGCTTGGTGGTGCTTCCCCTGCATCTGTGGGGGTTcttgtgggtatgtctacactacagctgggccAGTACTAGATTTGCATGGTGTTGTGGCCTAATGCACTGGATCCCACCCTCGCACTCACATTTGGCCAAACCGCCCATCCATCATAATGGAAGGGCAGCTGGGACAAACTTGCCACCCCAGGCCTATGAAGTGTGGAAGTGGCAGATTGTATTGACTTAATCTGTCAGCaccacccccttctccctgccaaaCTGAGAGGAATCAGTGGTGGTAGCCAAGGCTTCAGCTGAGCATGGTGCAACCTGAGCCCAGATATCCACCccagcgcccccctccccccattccctgggATAGGATTGGTCTGTCACATCCTTGCCCCTGTCTGGGatacaaatcatagaatcatagaaaatcagggttggaagggacctcaggaggtcatctagtccaaccccctgcacaaagcaggatcaattcccaactaaatcatcccaaccagggctttgtaaagcctgaccttaaaaacctctaaggaaggagattccatcacctccctacataacccattccagtggttcaccaccctcctagtgaaatagtttttcctaatatccaacctaagcagAAACAGCCTGCTAACCCCACACGAGCAACTGCATCCTCAGCAGGCAGGAAGAAACAGAGATATTGACACAACTTTGCCCCTAAccctaatttttttctaaaatgatgTCTTTGGACTTTATGGTAAGAATTTTtcaaaggagactaagggagttaggtaTCCAAGTCCCTATTGACAGATCCTGTGAATAGaggtgggtgaaatttttcaggtgTGTGGCTAATTCACCAAACAACATGCAGTTTGGGGATGAGCAAAAATAATTATTGACTTTGGGTACAGTTGACCAAATAGTTTCAATTGAGccaaaaaaatcagaaagtttttggtaatgttgaaacaaaacaaaatgttttgagccTCCAAATTGTTTCAGTTTCCAAGCTTTTGTCAAAAGCAAAGGCAGGGTGACTAAATGAATGAAGTATGGGTAGGAGGAAGCGGTAACATTTTCTCCTTTATAAACTTTCGCTCAGGCTACAAAGTTTGCTTATAGACAGCAGATGTGTTCATCACAAGATCCTGTAATGCTCTGTCATGTATAGCTGAGGTTCTTTTAAATAAGGTATGTAGAATACAATGGCTGAGCAGAATAATACAGATTAGCATTCTGTTACAGTTAGCGTGCCTATCTGGAACATCAAAGGCCTGTCTTTGATTCTGTGCTCTGCCTGAGGTGGGAAAGTGTTTTGAATTTGGATCTCGCACATGACAGAAGAATGCACACCACAAAAGGCTGaccatcaaaatgaaatatttcaggtcaaaacaaagcatttcatttcaacattacTGAAAGGCTTTATTTctacttgaaaaaaaattgagttttcagtttgttgaaaaatttcaaacaatGTCAATTTCCATTCATcctgaaattaaaatgttatttatttttgaattggcagcaaactgaaaaatatcaTCATTCATCCAGCTGTAAATGTGAGCTATGTGATGACTCCTGTATGCCCCTTTAAAATATCCAAAACTGCGTGTTCTTaggatttggtttggttttctctTTAATCAGAAATAACAACTGGCTGAAAACGCATGATCTCTTCTCTCTCAATCTGGGGGGGAAATGTAACCTGTAACCACTTATTGTTTCACTTCTAATTCAGGGCCTTATTCTGGTGTCACTTACTTTGCCTTTAATCCAGTGTAACACCAGGAATGTCAATAAGGTTACTTCTGGCTTACACCAGGTTGAGTCAGAGAGGAATCAGACTCATTGACTCCAGAGGAGTTATTCCTAATTCAAAATGGGGTGCAGAATAGGAGAATGAGCCCCATTGACCCCCtgaagttacttctgatttatccCAGTCCGAGGAGAGTTAGGGTTTTCAGTTTCAATTAAGTTATTCCTAACACATACTGGTGATAGTGGAGGTTCAACCCATAACCCTACTGAGTGGAAGGGAGTTCTGTTTGTGATGGCTCAGTGAAACTACAGCTTGTTCCTCAAATTGACAAGAGTATGATTTTATCCTTGTTATCATTAAGTGGAATTGTTTTACTTTCAGATTGGTAGCCAAACTGAGCCAGAACTGAGCATAAACTCAGCCAGAGAGAGATCCAGACCacacaactcatttcacatagatcTCAAAAAGGAAAGAACAACCTTTCAGTTGTTCTTGCCCTTGGCCACAAACCACTTGATTTATGTTCAGAGCTTGCATAAATGTCCTTCCTCCTCTACATCTGTATGTTCTTGGCTTCTTTGCACTCAACGTACCTCACTCAAGATACAGCTCAACCTCGACATGAAACTCAGTTCATACTCAGGTGACCTCATGCCATCTATTGTCCTGAGTAGAATCCCATCCAGCCATTCTTAAGAAGTCACTTCCACTGAGCCCCTTGTGTGCGGTAAGAGAAGGCAGattccaaggatgggatgatgatCAGCCCCGTCCAAAGCTATTGGTCACTGCTGAAGACCTTGGGGACAGCATTCTTGACACACAGCATCTTTCTTAATGCCCCCTTCACCTCCTGGTTCCTCAGGCAATAGATGAAGGGGTTTAGCATGGGGGTCACAATCGTGTGCACAACTGACACCAGCTTATTGAGGTTGAAGGAGTGGATCCTCCAGGGCCGGGCGTACGTGAAGAGGGTGGCCGAGAAGAAGATGACAACCACTGTGAGGTGGGAGgcacaggtggagaaggctttccacctgccctgggcagtgggaatGCACACAATGGTGCTGATGATGCAGACGTATGAGGCAATGGTTATGGAGAGCGGGATGAGCAGGATGATCAAGGCAAAGACAAATTCCACCATCTCTGCCACCATCATGTCCGTGCAGGAAAGACTGAGCAATGGGgagatgtcacagaagaagtggttgaTGACATTGGGGCCACAGAATGACAGCCAGGAGATGAAGAAGACTTTCTGCATGGAGATGAGGAAGCCAGCCAACCAGGAGCCCACTGCCAGCTGCAGGCAGAGCTGGTGGCTCATGATGGCTGGGTAGCACAGTGGGTGGCAGATGGCCACATACcggtcataggccatgacggCCAGGAGGACACACTCAGTGCAGACCAGGGCAATGAAGAAGTAAAGTTGGGCCGTGCAGCTGATGAAGGAGATGCTCTTATTCTCTGCCAGGAAATTCACCAGCAGTTTTGGAACAGTGACCGAGATGTACCAAACTTGCAGGAAGGAGAGATgactgaggaagaaatacatgggcttGTGGAGGTGATGGTTTGTCTTGATCAGGGTGATGATGACCATGTTCTGTAGGATGGTCAACAGGTACATGGTGAGGAATACCACAAAGAGCATCACCTGAAGCTCTAGGATGGTCGGGAACCCCAGCAGAATGAACTCCCGAACTCGGGTGTGGTTGTCATGCTCCATCGTTCAGCTGTGGgtctgcagaggggaaggaggaagtcaGAGGAAGGGAatgagagaaggggaaagaaagaacagaaatTTTAATATCACAGACACCCATTTCATGAGATCTTTTTTTATCATCGCTCTTTAGTTTGATATTTTTTATATGAGATCCCATCCTGCAGTTTTTGAACCCCTCAGCattatgggggaaaaaataaacctAATCCTCAGATACCTTCATGGAAAACAAGTatctttaataatgggctcttcgatctagcagacaaaggtataacacaatccagcgACTGGAttctgaagctagacaaactcagaccaGAAACAAAGGTGCGGTTTTATACAtttattctccatcactggcaatttttaaaacaaagttgcatttccccccacccctaaaATATCTGATCTAGTTCAAACATAGATTATTCTGGGgaatttctatggcctgtgttatatcagAAGTCAGGTTAGATTATCACTATGTTCCCTTCTGGATTCAGTTTCTATTAAACTAATTACTGCCAGATCTCTGCCAATTTATCCCAACTGAAGAGCAAATGCAGGATCCCTCTCTCAACTCAACAGTCCCTAATGTATTAAATCTGAGTAGGGGACATTTTTCAATGGGACCTACAAGATTTAAACCAATGGAATCTGTGTTCTTAGGCACATCTGAAAATATTACAGGTGGTTGGAACACAATTTGGGGAGGGTGGTTATGGTAAACATTGACTTTTTGTGAAAACCAAGATCCACAAAACTGAAAAAACTGAGTTTTCAgctaaaaaaagattttttcagtttttggatgAATAGAGAAATGTTCCATGGCAAGTGGACACATTTCATAATAACATTCAGTTTGTCAGAACTCCAGTTTTCCattaaaaccaaaatgaaacaaatattCTATAATGGAAATGATCTTTTTGATGTTAATTTAATAGCCCACTACTATCATGTTCTATTCAGGGGACAAAAAGGTCAgtagaaaagcagcagcagcagcagcagcagcagcagaggaaggaCGGACAGCAATTTTGAGGGTTTTGCTTCAAATCCTGCCAGTGTCAAACTCAATtcctatttgtttgtttgtcatcTTAAAAAAAGGTTTTCAGTTTTAGGcttagaaggatttttttttggtaaatgccAGTAAATAGTAAATATCAATTTcatcataaacacacacacacacaaatatttccattgataactgaaatttacagctCAGGAAAGTAAGAGAAATGCTACTTGAGAAATTCTTAGTTTCATTTATGGCTATTTACTTGATATCTATTGACACAATGCTGACAATTTGTGTTCTAATAGTTATAAAGCTTTGACTCTCAATCTCAGTGTCTACCATCATTAATAATTAGTGTCAGACCCGTCCATCATTTTCCAAAACTGAACACTTACATtgataaaaagtgaaaaaaaaaatcttaaatagacattgatattatctgttgaaattatgagattaaaaaattaaattctgccaagcctacttatTTCCAAGTTTTGCAAAGATTTAAggcgtgtctacactacagaaatgACAGTGTAATAGTTACCTTGCCGTAGCCCTGCCAGTATAATGCAGGCTACATGTCTGGAAGATTTTCTGTTAGTGTAGAAACACTACCTTCCTGAGCGACAGTCACTATGTTGACCGAAACATTCTTCCATCAACTCATATGTGTCAACACTGGGGGTTATGTCAGCATAGGTATATcagtcagggatgtggatttttcacacctctgacccATGTAACTATGTTAGTCTTTCTTTTAAGTGTAGGCTAAGCTTAATCAAATGCTTGACTTAGAACACATGAGTAACTACATTTTCTTGAAATGGATGACACAAGTAGATAAAGATCAGTGTTCtgtctttgcagggctggggctttatatgtaaatttcaaaattttactacaaaaatatttgtttcaaaaatttgaaacaatagtaacatttcctttgtttattacaagtgtcagaggggcagttgtgttagtctggatctgtaaaaagcgacaaggagttctgtggcaccttatagactaacagatgtgttggagcataagctttcgtggatgaatacccacttcgtcagatgcatgcatgcattcacccacgacccacgaaaccttatgctccaatacgtctgttagtctataaggtgccacaggactctttgtcattgTTTATtacagtggtcctcaaacttatTTTTTCATGGACCATTTTAAAATTGCTAGGGTCTCGACAAATCactcaatgatctttccaaatgttgtttgtaccattagctaactattgtaaagcactttggataaaagtataaaagtgctatataaaaaaaccccataataataatgtttttgttctacaaataaaagcacacaactcatattttaatatcagtagtcttacctttctaatgtgatggatgtgccctctctcccctgcctcagaagcccctgagctggggctgggaaggagggaggtctCTCCCCCGACACAGCAGCCACAAAGCTGAGGCTGGGAAAAAGGGCCGTCACAGCCCAGGAACTGGGAAAAGTAGTCTCtttcccaggctgcagcagcgctGCACCTctcaaattccccccaccctctcttcTCATCTCATTACCCCCTCTCACCTACACTTTactccccccaaggccaccacctcatctTATATGTGCATATTCTCCAGAGTCCAGGCATCTAATTAGTGACACCTCACCTGCATGACACTACTAATTTGGTGAgcagcccttcattctctcatgtgtggtctcccaggcatgcaccttagagggaactatccgcagaccacctgaatggagtttGTAGATCACTGATGGTCCGCGGACCAcactttgagaacctctgcattaGATCATTtaatctggcctcctgcatagcacaggctatTAATTTTCAATCAGTTACCCTTTCTtcccatatattattattattatagctaCTATGATGTGCCACTTCTTTTATTCCAAATCAGAACTCTTTTGTCTCTCAAAAATCAATTCCCCAGAAAACAGAAATTCAGGTTTCTCACCAGCTCACCTTCAAACTCTCTTGGAAAATCCCATCTTAGCAAAGATGAGTCTTCATTTTCCTAACAAGACATAGGTTAAGAAATAGCACAGCTAGTAATGATTTATGACATTCCTATTTAAGAGCAGCATGGACAATGCATTTATGTTGCAAGGTTTATCTACATAGGAAAACATTTTGGGCTGCTTTTCTAGTGCTGTGAAGATCACTTTCTGTATCATGTTTAGATCCAAGTCAGGAGGGATTATTTTGTATaggtgtgtttttaaataatatattcaaTTAAATGCTACAGGGTTTATGATAGTCCCAAAATAACaacagaaagaaggaaagagagaaatttaGCAACAGAAAAATGAACTGCAGAAATTACAGTAAAGTAACATAAAACAAAATATCTCAAGTGTGTTGGCGATCTGAGAACCAACAAAATAAGATGAATCTGTAGCACTGATATTCTCCCAGGATGCATGCTGCCCCTCCTTGTGCCAAATGTGCAAAGGGATAAAAATTCACTCACTCCTTTGCAAAGGTAACATATCAGCAACATAACCAAATCTGgatgttttaatttcatttccttttgctCAGTTTTTATTCAGACAAAACACTCAATGCAATTTTGCCTGACTAAGGATTAACTCAAATCTAGGCAAGGATTTTGCTTTTGAATCTATTTATCTGTCCAGCCCTATACAAATCTGTCCATGCATTTATCTAATCTCTATTTCTCTGTCTTTCTGCCTACATACCCCTCTATTTAATATCTGCATGTGTCTATATACCTCAGTCTTTTTGCATATATATTCATCCATCTAATCT
It encodes the following:
- the LOC115638150 gene encoding olfactory receptor 6B1-like, whose product is MEHDNHTRVREFILLGFPTILELQVMLFVVFLTMYLLTILQNMVIITLIKTNHHLHKPMYFFLSHLSFLQVWYISVTVPKLLVNFLAENKSISFISCTAQLYFFIALVCTECVLLAVMAYDRYVAICHPLCYPAIMSHQLCLQLAVGSWLAGFLISMQKVFFISWLSFCGPNVINHFFCDISPLLSLSCTDMMVAEMVEFVFALIILLIPLSITIASYVCIISTIVCIPTAQGRWKAFSTCASHLTVVVIFFSATLFTYARPWRIHSFNLNKLVSVVHTIVTPMLNPFIYCLRNQEVKGALRKMLCVKNAVPKVFSSDQ